A stretch of Besnoitia besnoiti strain Bb-Ger1 chromosome III, whole genome shotgun sequence DNA encodes these proteins:
- a CDS encoding hypothetical protein (encoded by transcript BESB_047640) has translation MEIPTRPSPPGGGDGLRTSVAELERPPRSTASAKRGLCCPSPEGAGGCRDPPWGAPGPTAPSASGGAPPADAFAESLASVPFPPRAGLSLSSGLPNCLPASTRPSLSSFPGDPSADSAPGASVAPASPPLVSASFRLQPPPDFSSSFRASSSSARRHISPAASLSAESSPALRQGGDVVLESSRAAADRLASTRRGAAPVSCGLSPPLPGLFLRMGSFLVAFLAVFAVHLHIASLSLLVRHPVAPEPPEPVETPAASTAGILQEARGTGQDFALQDGLHAVPRAYALEGVASSSVFALLHAQESEAARKGPPPPAEEKPPFAFAFSGLGKSEKPRKTGAESPLSHTLSGGKTAPSLDSALPGFLSFSSSLFPPSLLTAPSPLPSSWPFAEDILIAWHLFCQALGCLVYGAAADSKGRQWALARALKVFTFASVSFTVCALVTAGLFRGDAPPRSSAVATPAHEALPLLASQLLASSAVEPHSSNAHEEPASQLIRREVLGSHRKIRRRLGSSDGEERNAPKPQEGEAADRAPKGRREQSKSPELPSRIQNEGSDRSGGEAAYGPSRLWAPQPSSESVAASEMPMTGDSGGDAVSLGVLTSGSSGAPVPRAGSSVLSSSLVPAAALVGASSKVVQEQPVADAFSWETPTAFFRSVWRAGVLFFEQLGDFFRAVSRSSSRGADSLALLPSLVFPFLALLFFSMAAAACGGIVVAAHCMCFEAAAAYRLVLDSAAPQVEGPSAVSSASGSGSLPASAPSLGSDDSAAGTPSGELQALRAPLLPDLASEAPRGRYEHFSVAAACRLLGSEVASVCICACHWLAQGASSCFRGLRPWFPSATPRAISRFAFASSPYIPIAYLVAAEMVAHFFLPAVLSASLSKSAAGGGPRLAAAPFPVFCLAASFSFPLCLLLLLVSEWLLVENPYFLAQQRYLQSAMHGSQSRRNKESPRGDLSRVHPAPSDVEDDSAPSAASSLVVDLRPTSPATYENLASPPTASSPSRVESLLDSCSGVALSASGSLPGGESHSPPSLAAAGAEPEAREPASESYGRAEGAAAGPSGRRGLRAPPSDLLAPLLPSPAAGEGRRRASAPPADEVSPRASLPPRPNWCLPCLGSACVPCSYLCFRRANAERGGWCSRLPVVAAARASLQMYRRYLAARHGTALSGITAPAACVGAAFYLRGFFRFLLLDCVVLEEGHQGVSEAVKGYDAFGFAQRQAASQSSAGSGGSSLFQLLVPVAQAAPPAAPGHLQAALAPGLHLFRLETPVMLVRVLTAILPVFLLSLLPPKPLQMVGSIVCGFMSFGIALTLTTLSQRFPSIPPISASRTASLLYEVVFCWCSFAPAFTVALLPLQGFHTGVRGGAAAAAAACVRAGAGLSILLVQLLFNLPVSRSFADMFSGEDSPGPQPSSSGGGLGETAPPPPSLARGDVASSSSATAWHTTSDDTCSAEAIAAAMFSCAFYVVAAALTLMVTTHVRLPKFFGEQLIEERQDKQAELDARAARRLQTRRQAERPELRRLVSQRWGAQWVEGEEEGVGVLLDRLYLHLINQPAGDVGADLEEEDDEELADEGRTKPTNETSSQSNNRRKGRRDAESATSGASQVLRSRRAGCSPG, from the coding sequence ATGGAAATTCCCACTCGCCCGAGTCctccgggggggggggacgggctTCGGACCTCTGTCGCAGAACTCGAGAGACCGCCTCGCTCGACGGCTTCTGCGAAACGGGGTCTCTGCTGCCCTTCACCcgaaggcgcggggggcTGCCGAGACCCGCCGTGGGGCGCCCCAGGCCCTACGGCTCCCTCGgcttccggcggcgcgcctcctgctgaCGCGTTCGCCGAGTCGCTCGCTTCGGTTCcctttcctcctcgtgcAGGCCTCTCCCTGTCTTCTGGCTTGCCGAACTGTCTCCCTGCCTCGACACGgccttcgctgtcttcctTTCCTGGCGATCCCTCCGCCGATTCAGCTccgggcgcctccgtcgctcctgcgtcgcctcctcttgtctccgcttcgtttcgtctgcagcctccgcctgatttttcttcttccttccgtgcctcctcgtcgtctgcgcgtcggcaCATCTCGCCGGCTGCTTCCCTCTCCGCGgagtcgtcgcccgcgctccGGCAGGGTGGGGATGTCGTTCTTGAATCCTCGCGGGCTGCAGCGGACcggctcgcctccacgcggcgaggcgcagctccggtttcctgcggcctctctccgcccctCCCTGGATTGTTTCTGCGCATGggctccttcctcgtcgcctttcTGGCGGTCTTCGCTGTCCACTTACACattgcctctctctctctcctcgtgcGGCATCCAGTCGCCCCTGAGCCTCCCGAGCCCGtcgagacgccggcggcctccacgGCGGGGATCCTCCAGGAAGCGCGCGGGACGGGACAAGACTTCGCGCTCCAGGACGGCTTGCATGCAGTGCCAAGGGCATACGCGCTCGAGGgcgtcgcgtcctcttcggTGTTCGCGCTCCTCCACGcgcaggagagcgaggcggcgcggaagggTCCTCCCCCTCCGGCGGAGGAAAAACCGCCCTTTGCCTTTGCATTTTCAGGGCTTggaaagagcgagaagccACGGAAAACCGGAGCGGAATCGCCGCTGTCGCACACACTGTCGGGGGGAAAGACAGCACCGTCCCTCGATTCTGCGCTGCCGGgattcctctccttctcctccagcTTGTTCCCGCCCTCGCTCTTGACGGCGCCGTCTCCACTGCCCTCGTCATGGCCGTTCGCAGAGGACATCCTCATTGCGTGGCACCTTTTCTGTCAAGCTCTGGGTTGTCTCGTctacggcgccgcggcggactccAAGGGACGCCAGtgggcgctcgcgcgggcgctgaaGGTCTTTACGttcgcgtctgtctccttcaCGGTGTGTGCCCTCGTGACGGCGGGGCTcttccgcggagacgctccgCCGCGTTCCTCCGCGGTTGCTACGCCTGCGCACGAGGCCCTTCCGCTGCTAgcctcgcagctgcttgCCAGCAGTGCGGTGGAGCCTCATTCGAGCAACGCGCACGAGGAGCCTGCGTCGCAGCTGATTCGGCGCGAGGTCCTGGGGAGTCACCGGAAGATCCGGCGAAGGTTGGGGAGCTCAGATGGCGAAGAGCGAAACGCGCCAAAGCcccaggagggcgaggctgccGATCGTGCGCCAAAAGGGCGACGAGAGCAATCAAAGTCCCCGGAGCTGCCGAGCCGTATTCAGAACGAGGGAAgcgaccgcagcggcggagaggctgcATATGGCCCTTCTAGGCTTTGGGCTCCACAGCCGAGCTCGGAgtctgtcgccgcgtctgaGATGCCGATGACGGGAGACAGCGGGGGCGACGCTGTATCTCTCGGCGTGCTCACTAGCGGCTCGTCGGGAGCGCCTGTACCCCGCGCAGGCTCTTCTGTGCTGTCGTCTTCCCTCGTCCCTGCGGCAGCTCTGGTGGGTGCTTCCTCGAAGGTCGTGCAAGAGCAGCCTGTGGCAGACGCCTTTTCGTGGGAGACGCCAACTGCATTCTTTCGTTCTGTGTGGCGCGCGGGGGTCCTGTTTTTCGAGCAACTCGGCGACTTTTTCCGAGCCGTGTCCCGATCTTCCTCGCGTGGTGCGGATTCTCTGGCATTGCTTCCCTCCCTCGTCTTTCCCTTCCTCGcacttctcttcttctccatggctgctgcggcttgcGGCGGGATCGTCGTGGCTGCGCACTGCATGTGTTtcgaggctgcagctgcgtatCGCCTTGTCCTCGACTCCGCAGCCCCGCAGGTCGAGGGCCCTTCAgcagtctcctccgcctcgggtTCCGGGTCCCTGCCCGCCTCGGCCCCCTCGCTGGGCAGCGACGACTCGGCCGCGGGCACCCCGTCTGGAGAACTGCAGGCCCTGAGGGCTCCCCTGCTTCCCGATTTGGCTTCCGAGGCCCCTCGCGGCAGGTATGAGCACTTCTcagtggcggcggcgtgtaGGCTGCTGGGCAGCGAGGTGGCTTCcgtctgcatctgcgcaTGCCACTGgctcgcgcagggcgcgtcGTCTTGCTTCAGAGGTCTCCGGCCGTGGTTCCCGTCTGCCACGCCCCGCGCGATCAGCCGATTtgccttcgcgtcctctccgtATATTCCCATTGCCTACCTCGTGGCTGCAGAGATGGTCGCGCACTTCTTTCTGCCGGCGGTTCTGTCGGCGAGCCTCTCAAAGTCCGCGGCGGGAGGAGGCCCTCGCCTTGCCGCGGCCCCTTTCCCCGTGTTCTGCTTGgcggcgtctttctcctTTCCGCTCTGTCTCTTGCTGCTGCTTGTCTCGGAGTGGCTTCTGGTGGAAAACCCGTACTTCCTCGCTCAGCAGCGGTACCTCCAGAGTGCCATGCATGGGTCGCAGTCGCGGCGAAACAAAGAGAGTCCACGGGGCGACTTGAGCAGAGTCCATCCCGCGCCTTCTGATGTAGAAGACgactctgcgccgtcggccgcgTCTTCACTCGTCGTCGACCTCCGCCCTACCTCGCCTGCAACGTACGAAAACCTGGCCTCGCCGCCAaccgcgtcctctcccaGCCGCGTGGAGTCGCTTCTCGACTCGTGTTCAGGTGTCGCCCTGTCTGCTTCAGGCTCTCTCCCGGGCGGAGAATCTCATTCGCCCCCTTCTCTGGCTGCTGCGGGGGCCGAGCCAGAAGCCCGGGAGCCTGCCAGCGAGTCGTACGGCCGGGCGGAGGGTGCCGCGGCTGGGCCCTCGGGGAGACGTGGGCTGCGGGCGCCCCCGTCTGATCTCCTGGCTCCACtgctgccctcgcccgcggctggAGAGGGCCGCCGACGTGCGTCTGCTCCACCGGCAGACGAggtgtctccgcgggcgtcgctaCCGCCACGGCCAAACTGGTGCCTTCCCTGCCTCGGCTCGGCCTGCGTGCCCTGTTCCTACCTCTGCTTCAGGCGTGCCAACGctgagcgcggcggctggtgCTCGAGATTGCCAGTTGtagcggcagcgcgagcttcGCTGCAGATGTACCGGAGATACCTGGCGGCTCGCCATGGCACAGCGCTGTCGGGCATcaccgcgccagcggcgtgcGTTGGCGCCGCCTTCTATCTCCGCGGATTTTTCCGCTTCCTACTCCTCGACTGCGTCGTTCTCGAGGAAGGGCATCAGGGTGTTTCAGAAGCGGTGAAGGGCTACGACGCTTTCGGCTTCGCGCAAAGGCAGGCTGCGAGTCAGTCCTCCGCTGGCTCGGGGGGTTCCTCGCTTTTCCAGCTGCTCGTGCCtgtcgcgcaggcggccccgcccgcggcccCTGGTCACCTCCAGGCGGCGCTAGCGCCCGGCCTTCATCTGTTTCGTTTAGAAACTCCGGTGATGCTCGTGCGCGTGCTCACAGCGATTCTACCGGTGTTCCTCCTCTCACTGCTTCCGCCAAAGCCGCTGCAGATGGTGGGGAGCATTGTGTGTGGCTTCATGAGTTTCGGTATCGCCCTGACGCTGACAACCCTCAGTCAGCGTTTCCCTTCGATCCCGCCCATCTCGGCGTCGAGGACAGCCTCGCTGCTCTACGAAGTCGTCTTCTGCTGGTGCAGCTTCGCCCCGGCGTTCACTGTGGCCCTGCTCCCCCTCCAAGGATTCCACACAGgtgtccgcggcggcgctgcggcggcggccgcggcctgcgtgcgAGCGGGGGCCGGCCTCTCGATTCTCCTTGTTCAGCTCTTGTTCAATCTCCCGGTGTCGCGGAGTTTCGCGGACATGTTTTCGGGTGAGGACTCGCCGGGTCCGCAGCCTTCGAGTTCTGGGGGGGGCCTGGGCGAGAcggctccgcctcccccgagcctggcgcgcggcgacgttgcttcctcctccagcgcgacTGCGTGGCACACAACGAGTGACGACACCTGCTCGGCTGAGGCAATTGCTGCGGCCATGTTCTCCTGCGCATTCTACGTGgttgctgcggcgctgaCCCTCATGGTGACGACCCACGTGCGTCTTCCAAAGTTCTTTGGGGAGCAGCTCATTGAAGAGAGGCAGGACAAGCAAGCCGAGCTGGAcgctcgagccgcgcggcgactgcaGACCAGACGACAGGCCGAACGGCCCGAGCTCAGGCGTCTCGTCTCCCAAAGGTGGGGCGCACAGTGggtcgagggcgaggaggaaggtgTCGGCGTCCTTCTGGATAGGCTGTATCTTCACCTCATCAATCAGCCTGCGGGCGAT